One segment of candidate division KSB1 bacterium DNA contains the following:
- a CDS encoding TlpA family protein disulfide reductase, translating to MKPARIIMVFSLALLGLARPERGPDFVLPDLAGGNYKLSEHLGKGPILINFWATWCVPCHAEMRKLKEIHEQYAGRGLTILAIAIDDPKTVGKVKSFVHSNRYPFHFLLDTDNKVFKLYQGTNPPLSVLLDKNGEIVSTHTGYRKGDEKKLAERIARLLPAE from the coding sequence ATGAAGCCCGCACGAATCATCATGGTGTTCAGCCTGGCGCTGCTCGGCTTGGCGCGGCCCGAACGCGGCCCTGATTTTGTCTTGCCGGACCTCGCCGGCGGCAACTACAAGCTCTCCGAGCATCTCGGCAAGGGGCCGATCCTGATCAATTTTTGGGCAACCTGGTGCGTGCCCTGTCACGCCGAGATGAGAAAGCTGAAGGAAATTCACGAACAATACGCCGGCCGCGGACTGACGATCCTCGCCATTGCGATCGATGATCCCAAAACCGTCGGCAAGGTCAAAAGCTTCGTGCACAGCAATCGCTACCCGTTTCATTTCCTGCTGGACACCGACAACAAGGTGTTCAAGCTTTATCAGGGCACGAATCCGCCGCTGTCGGTGCTGCTCGACAAGAACGGCGAAATCGTCTCCACCCACACCGGCTACCGCAAAGGTGACGAAAAAAAACTGGCGGAACGGATTGCCCGGCTGCTGCCAGCGGAGTGA
- a CDS encoding PEGA domain-containing protein → MRFAFLLCCGLFACTTKDGQLVSLEPGTGGLVVQASVGRGRIFIDYRDTGKEAPALITDLAPGRHVVHLFLAGHSVIPDSHNINITAGGEARVEFELRQSSSVGTVQINSTPAGALVRVNRLPFGRTPLTIAGLASGDHELTLHKGGYEPVRQSVRIRTNQTTELKSTLVLRPALTLVEHFSNTDCAPCPEADRIIEAVLVEKGVDSAAVISYHPDFPGRQDPMFLAAPADNLSRYGFYNRPPLPFVVVDGVRRLAGTSNLAVRFRSALAGRSDRQPVALLDFEDFAEVQQSARALNGKVRVEALADLAGQNAVLHLALIEREVAFAVAPGSNGQKRFFDVMRAFYPNAEGRVVALAPGASAVFAFAFARKTEWTGVLQVVAFVQNSVTGEVLQALWSAAD, encoded by the coding sequence ATGCGGTTCGCATTTTTGCTGTGCTGCGGCCTGTTTGCCTGCACCACCAAAGACGGCCAACTGGTTTCACTCGAACCGGGTACGGGGGGCTTGGTGGTGCAGGCGTCCGTGGGCCGCGGCCGAATTTTCATCGATTATCGCGACACCGGAAAAGAAGCGCCCGCGTTGATCACGGATTTGGCCCCGGGGCGGCACGTCGTGCATCTCTTCCTTGCCGGGCACAGCGTGATTCCCGATTCCCACAACATCAACATCACCGCCGGCGGGGAAGCCCGCGTGGAATTCGAACTGCGGCAAAGCTCGAGCGTCGGCACAGTGCAGATCAATTCCACGCCGGCGGGCGCGCTCGTGCGAGTCAACCGCCTGCCGTTTGGCCGCACGCCTTTGACCATCGCCGGTTTGGCCAGCGGCGATCATGAGCTGACTCTGCATAAAGGCGGATATGAACCGGTGCGCCAATCAGTTCGCATTCGCACCAATCAAACCACCGAGCTTAAGTCAACTCTGGTGCTGCGGCCGGCATTGACGTTGGTCGAACATTTCTCCAACACCGATTGCGCGCCCTGCCCGGAGGCTGATCGCATCATCGAGGCCGTGCTGGTCGAAAAGGGCGTTGATTCAGCGGCAGTGATCTCCTATCATCCCGATTTCCCCGGCCGGCAGGACCCCATGTTTCTCGCGGCACCAGCGGACAATCTCAGCCGCTATGGTTTCTACAACCGGCCGCCACTGCCTTTCGTGGTGGTGGATGGTGTGCGGCGGCTGGCGGGCACCTCCAATCTCGCAGTCCGTTTTCGCAGCGCACTGGCCGGCCGCAGCGACAGGCAGCCCGTCGCGCTGCTGGATTTTGAGGACTTCGCGGAGGTGCAACAATCCGCGCGCGCCCTCAACGGCAAAGTGCGTGTCGAAGCGCTCGCAGATCTGGCCGGCCAAAACGCGGTTTTGCATCTCGCTTTGATCGAACGGGAGGTTGCTTTTGCAGTGGCGCCCGGTTCCAACGGCCAGAAGCGCTTCTTTGACGTGATGCGCGCGTTTTATCCCAACGCCGAAGGCCGGGTGGTTGCCCTGGCGCCGGGCGCGAGTGCGGTCTTCGCCTTCGCGTTTGCACGAAAGACAGAATGGACCGGTGTGTTGCAGGTGGTGGCTTTTGTGCAAAACAGTGTGACCGGCGAGGTGTTGCAGGCGCTGTGGTCCGCTGCGGATTGA
- a CDS encoding Omp28-related outer membrane protein, which yields MKRITRFPFSAAAAAFLAALLFASGVPTLLLGQTQRNPVLEFCTGTWCQWCPCGDDVVHSILASHPNTIVLAYHGPTGAGDPFANFSGNSIINALGFNAYPTGIVDRVTGIINRNIWLQQISNRAAIPATVGMTMKRKYDRTTRKFTATVDFTALQNLNGEYRWNAILVEDGQVYPQTSNNTCTPGRTSLPNYVHEWTVRAMMNGALGQQLVNGTWMQNQTLSQTLEYTVPGGTPAIVPEKCTVVVKVYKVGSSLAANSEIQQAQRWPLLSDYEAQFAANTKEALGPSSAPASFPATLTNSGLLPDTYTLNLEFAGPTGWAASFTSPNGTFAPGQSDALTLAAGQSATLTVNVNANAINGMGLARLRFSSANVAAEQLEFRFTTLGLDLLLVDDEEGNYESFMMSPLEQSGQKYGVISSRLLPPAGDDLYSFQSIFWMTALSRPGLTPAEQEQLKAYLDHGGRLYLNGLDLAYQLGDSTSRYYSAASREFLTKYLHAAYVQRNGTPAVVEGIAGDPISESLPLLFLTGGTGASTVNPDQDRFANQITPAGPYSHAIFNFFQMPQAFAGIRAVHYGTHGTGRVVFTTFGFETIDGAQDRKLLFDKIAAWLALPTGVAAPGEAGQVYHFELAANYPNPFNPETRIVYTLPTGARALATLVVISQLGQTVRTLVEQEQGGGRYQVTWDGRDDRGQRVRSGVYFYRLRHGNLQEARKMVLLH from the coding sequence ATGAAACGCATCACGCGGTTTCCTTTTTCCGCCGCAGCGGCGGCGTTCCTTGCCGCCCTGCTGTTTGCGTCCGGGGTTCCCACGCTGCTGCTCGGCCAGACGCAACGCAACCCGGTGCTCGAGTTTTGCACCGGCACCTGGTGCCAGTGGTGCCCGTGTGGTGACGATGTCGTGCACAGCATCCTGGCCAGCCATCCCAACACCATTGTGCTGGCCTATCACGGTCCCACCGGTGCGGGCGATCCCTTTGCCAACTTCAGCGGCAATTCTATCATCAACGCCCTCGGCTTCAACGCCTACCCCACCGGCATTGTCGATCGCGTCACCGGCATCATCAACCGCAATATTTGGCTGCAGCAAATCAGCAACCGTGCGGCAATCCCCGCGACGGTGGGCATGACGATGAAGCGAAAATACGACCGCACCACGCGCAAATTCACCGCCACCGTCGATTTCACCGCACTGCAAAACTTGAACGGCGAGTACCGCTGGAACGCCATTCTCGTCGAAGACGGGCAGGTTTATCCCCAGACTTCCAACAACACCTGCACGCCGGGCCGCACCAGCCTGCCGAATTACGTGCATGAGTGGACCGTGCGCGCGATGATGAACGGCGCGCTCGGCCAGCAACTCGTCAATGGCACGTGGATGCAAAATCAAACGCTTTCCCAAACCCTGGAGTACACCGTGCCTGGCGGCACCCCGGCCATCGTCCCGGAGAAATGCACCGTGGTGGTGAAAGTCTACAAGGTTGGCTCCTCGCTCGCCGCCAACAGTGAAATTCAACAGGCGCAACGCTGGCCGCTGCTGTCGGATTACGAGGCGCAATTTGCCGCCAACACCAAAGAGGCGCTGGGCCCCAGCAGCGCGCCGGCCAGTTTCCCGGCGACGTTGACCAACAGCGGCCTACTCCCCGACACCTACACTCTCAACCTCGAATTTGCCGGACCGACCGGCTGGGCGGCCTCCTTCACCAGCCCCAATGGCACCTTCGCTCCCGGCCAGTCCGATGCCCTGACGCTGGCAGCCGGGCAGTCTGCCACGCTGACGGTGAATGTCAACGCCAACGCCATCAACGGCATGGGCCTCGCACGACTGCGCTTCTCCTCCGCGAATGTGGCTGCGGAGCAGTTGGAATTCCGTTTCACCACTCTGGGCCTGGATCTGCTGCTCGTTGATGATGAAGAGGGCAATTATGAATCTTTCATGATGTCGCCCCTCGAACAATCCGGCCAAAAGTATGGCGTCATCTCCAGCCGCCTGCTGCCGCCCGCGGGAGACGACCTCTACAGCTTCCAGAGCATTTTCTGGATGACCGCGCTCTCCCGGCCGGGGCTGACGCCGGCGGAACAGGAGCAGCTCAAGGCGTATCTCGATCATGGCGGGCGCTTGTATTTGAACGGTCTCGATCTCGCCTATCAACTCGGCGATTCGACGAGTCGGTATTACTCCGCGGCCAGCCGGGAATTTCTCACGAAGTATTTGCATGCTGCCTACGTGCAACGGAATGGCACGCCGGCAGTGGTGGAAGGCATCGCCGGTGATCCGATTTCGGAGAGCCTGCCGCTGCTTTTCCTCACCGGCGGCACGGGTGCAAGCACGGTCAATCCCGACCAGGACAGATTCGCCAATCAAATCACACCGGCGGGACCTTACAGCCACGCGATTTTCAACTTTTTCCAAATGCCCCAGGCCTTCGCCGGCATACGCGCGGTGCACTACGGCACGCACGGCACGGGGCGCGTCGTTTTCACCACTTTTGGTTTTGAGACCATTGACGGCGCGCAAGATCGCAAATTGTTGTTCGACAAGATTGCCGCCTGGCTGGCGCTTCCCACCGGCGTTGCGGCGCCCGGAGAAGCGGGGCAGGTTTACCACTTTGAGCTGGCGGCGAACTATCCCAATCCCTTCAATCCGGAGACGCGCATCGTTTACACCCTGCCCACCGGTGCCCGCGCGCTGGCGACGCTGGTGGTGATCAGCCAGCTCGGCCAAACCGTGCGCACACTGGTCGAGCAGGAACAGGGCGGCGGTCGCTACCAAGTGACCTGGGACGGCCGCGATGACCGGGGCCAGCGGGTGCGCAGCGGGGTTTATTTCTACCGTCTGCGCCATGGCAACCTGCAGGAGGCGCGCAAAATGGTGCTGTTGCATTGA
- the cysS gene encoding cysteine--tRNA ligase: MTLRLFDTYTREMREFKPLHEKQVGMYTCGPTVYDYAHLGNLRTYLFEDILRRVLEYNGYQVKHVMNITDVGHLVSDADTGEDKMEKGARRTGKTAWQIAEEYTRAFQEDLRQLNILPPTIWCRATDHIREQIEAIRCIEAKGFTYRTSDGIYFDTSKLPDYGYLARLDIAGLQAGSRVEVGEKRHPTDFALWKFSPPGQKRQMEWDSPWGVGFPGWHIECSAMSEKYLGPFFDIHCGGEDHIPVHHTNEIAQTQACHGTRLANFWMHGYFLQVDDAKMAKSAGEFLRVQTLIDRGYDPLAYRMLCLGAHYRTKLNFTWESLEAAATALQRLRTTMSDWGAPGSIDENYHRRFLEQVNDDLNMPRALAVVWELVKSERPAAVKKATLFDFDRVLGLRLAEWQPKQETIPQDILRLLEQRQLARQEKRWQDADALREQIKAAGWEIEDTPQGPKLRRQATRA, translated from the coding sequence ATGACCCTGCGTCTGTTTGACACCTACACCCGCGAAATGCGTGAATTCAAACCGCTCCATGAGAAGCAGGTGGGCATGTACACCTGCGGCCCGACGGTTTACGACTATGCCCATCTCGGCAATCTGCGCACCTACCTGTTCGAAGACATTCTGCGCCGCGTGCTGGAATACAACGGCTATCAAGTCAAACACGTGATGAACATCACCGACGTCGGCCATCTCGTTTCCGATGCCGACACCGGCGAAGACAAGATGGAAAAAGGCGCCCGCCGCACCGGCAAAACCGCCTGGCAAATCGCGGAGGAATACACCCGCGCCTTCCAGGAAGACCTGCGGCAGCTCAACATTCTGCCGCCCACCATCTGGTGCCGCGCCACCGATCACATTCGCGAACAAATCGAGGCCATCCGCTGCATCGAGGCCAAAGGCTTCACCTACCGCACCTCCGATGGCATCTATTTCGACACCTCGAAGCTGCCGGATTACGGCTATCTCGCCCGGTTGGATATTGCCGGGCTGCAAGCCGGCAGCCGCGTCGAAGTCGGCGAAAAACGCCATCCCACCGATTTTGCCCTGTGGAAGTTCAGCCCGCCGGGGCAAAAGCGTCAAATGGAATGGGACAGCCCCTGGGGGGTTGGCTTTCCGGGCTGGCACATCGAATGCTCGGCGATGTCGGAAAAATATCTCGGCCCGTTTTTCGACATTCACTGCGGCGGCGAAGATCACATTCCGGTGCATCACACCAACGAGATTGCACAGACCCAGGCCTGCCATGGCACCCGGCTGGCCAACTTTTGGATGCACGGCTATTTCCTGCAGGTCGATGACGCCAAAATGGCCAAATCTGCCGGTGAATTCCTGCGTGTGCAAACGCTGATCGATCGCGGCTACGATCCCCTCGCCTATCGCATGTTGTGCCTGGGCGCGCATTACCGCACCAAGCTGAATTTTACCTGGGAGAGCCTCGAGGCCGCCGCCACCGCCCTGCAGCGGCTGCGCACCACGATGTCCGACTGGGGAGCGCCCGGCAGCATCGATGAAAACTATCACCGCCGCTTCCTCGAACAGGTCAATGATGACCTGAACATGCCGCGCGCGCTCGCCGTGGTCTGGGAATTGGTCAAGAGCGAGCGGCCGGCGGCCGTCAAAAAAGCGACGCTGTTCGATTTCGACCGTGTGCTGGGGCTGCGCCTGGCCGAGTGGCAGCCGAAGCAGGAAACCATCCCGCAAGACATCCTGCGACTGCTCGAGCAGCGGCAGCTGGCCCGCCAGGAAAAGCGCTGGCAGGATGCCGACGCCCTGCGTGAGCAAATCAAGGCGGCAGGCTGGGAGATCGAAGACACGCCGCAGGGGCCCAAACTGCGCCGGCAGGCAACCAGGGCCTGA
- a CDS encoding AAA family ATPase yields the protein MSDHPSSSTVILTRPRERNGTQFTLPWAHHWPEAVARALAQPNGARDYRCALQVNTPMQNCFKGFDSKYRRDSEPFQRDFALALAQRCKKAGIDAIGLCDHNSVAYVEIVRRELRQEGIVVFPGFEVASTEGLHVLCLFDLEAPVEELDHLLTELGLPPKDRWVNGRGLAPRQSPKSFPQILEIIQKDRRGICIAAHMDRENGLLFECAKTTRVQYFTDPNLLAGQIAGARADLRAFERKIVEGQLNHYRRERPLALVNCLDVYNLKDIENPACSTLIKMSTPGIEALWQAFLDPESRLELLTESAREGARPAHRSPHVELVAMTWEGEASFLHGCAIHFNENLNCLIGGRGTGKSTVIESLRYVLDQPPLGEQARRMHESILAEVVKSGTKISLLVRSNQPSPSYYLIERLYPGEPAIYDETGQRRRLQVFDIVPGIAIFGQHEIAEIARDTNKQAQLLVRYRAETAATLEAGRRECNQLLEANRKQLLAAQAELHEIAEKLAHLPVLQEKLRLFENKGIEAKLREQALLTREEQILLSSREHLQALQRVIEQARKRLEVEPVSLPAGPVLPNGDLIAQAQTALQNLEQELAATLSDLAAALGRTQSELLVIMERWQNRRQARQKEYERTLMDLQREEIDGAAFLRLRQEIERLEPLRFKHAQLRQRCQQLEKKRQQLLQRRQAGRKKLFALDQKAAGRVNRLLHGRLRVTLEPAADFTPLFDKLRSLRKRLQEDFFERLAATPGFSQADFLKHLRAGKAALQARYQLTDRQAEVLAHLDAATMLELEELDLPDRVTIELNVAAPHETPRWRRMPDLSTGQKATAILLLLFPESRTPLVIDQPEDDLDNRFIADTIIPTLRQEKRRRQFLFATHNANIPVLGDAELIIALETGGEGKSNSAVIREGNVGAIDRESVKLLVEQVLEGGQRAFELRRAKYGF from the coding sequence ATGAGCGACCATCCTTCCAGCTCGACAGTTATTCTGACGCGGCCGCGCGAACGCAACGGCACACAGTTCACATTGCCCTGGGCGCATCACTGGCCCGAGGCCGTGGCACGCGCCCTCGCGCAACCGAATGGCGCGCGGGATTATCGTTGCGCGCTGCAGGTGAACACGCCCATGCAAAACTGCTTCAAGGGTTTCGATTCCAAATATCGCAGGGACAGCGAGCCCTTCCAGCGGGATTTTGCGCTGGCGCTGGCGCAGCGCTGCAAGAAAGCCGGCATCGATGCCATCGGCCTGTGCGATCACAACAGCGTGGCGTATGTCGAAATCGTGCGCCGCGAGCTGCGCCAGGAGGGCATTGTGGTCTTTCCCGGCTTCGAAGTGGCCAGCACGGAAGGGCTGCATGTGCTGTGTTTGTTCGATCTCGAGGCGCCGGTCGAGGAACTCGATCATCTCCTGACCGAGCTGGGCCTGCCTCCCAAAGACCGCTGGGTGAACGGACGCGGCCTGGCGCCCCGGCAATCGCCCAAGTCCTTTCCGCAAATTCTGGAAATCATCCAGAAAGACCGCCGCGGCATTTGCATCGCGGCCCACATGGATCGCGAAAACGGGCTGCTGTTCGAATGCGCCAAGACCACGCGCGTGCAGTATTTCACCGATCCCAATCTGCTCGCCGGACAGATTGCCGGCGCGCGCGCCGATTTGCGCGCCTTCGAGCGCAAGATCGTGGAAGGCCAGTTGAATCACTATCGCCGCGAGCGGCCGCTCGCCCTGGTAAATTGTCTGGATGTCTACAACCTCAAAGACATCGAAAACCCCGCGTGCAGCACGCTCATCAAGATGTCGACCCCGGGCATCGAGGCGCTGTGGCAGGCCTTTCTCGATCCGGAATCCCGGCTGGAGCTGCTGACGGAAAGTGCGCGGGAAGGGGCGCGGCCGGCACACCGCAGTCCGCATGTCGAGCTGGTGGCCATGACCTGGGAGGGCGAGGCGAGCTTCCTGCACGGCTGCGCGATCCATTTCAACGAAAATCTCAACTGCCTGATCGGCGGCCGCGGCACCGGCAAGTCCACAGTGATCGAAAGCCTGCGCTACGTGCTCGATCAACCGCCGCTGGGCGAGCAGGCGCGCCGCATGCATGAAAGCATTCTGGCAGAGGTGGTCAAGAGCGGCACGAAGATTTCGCTGCTGGTGCGCAGCAATCAGCCTTCGCCGAGCTATTATCTGATCGAACGGCTTTATCCCGGCGAGCCGGCGATTTATGATGAAACCGGCCAGCGCCGCCGCCTGCAAGTTTTCGACATCGTGCCCGGCATTGCCATTTTCGGCCAGCATGAAATCGCCGAGATTGCGCGCGACACCAACAAGCAGGCACAATTGCTCGTCCGGTACCGCGCCGAAACCGCGGCGACGCTGGAGGCCGGCCGCCGCGAATGCAACCAGCTCCTGGAGGCCAATCGCAAGCAGTTGCTGGCGGCGCAGGCGGAATTGCACGAAATCGCGGAAAAACTCGCCCACCTGCCGGTGCTGCAGGAAAAGCTGCGGCTGTTTGAAAACAAAGGCATCGAGGCGAAGCTGCGCGAACAGGCCCTGCTGACCCGCGAGGAGCAAATACTGCTCAGCAGCCGCGAGCATCTGCAAGCCCTGCAGCGCGTCATCGAGCAGGCCCGCAAGCGTCTGGAAGTCGAGCCCGTTTCCCTGCCGGCCGGGCCGGTGCTGCCCAATGGCGATCTCATCGCCCAGGCCCAAACCGCGCTGCAAAATCTCGAACAGGAACTGGCCGCCACGCTTTCGGACCTGGCGGCTGCCCTGGGCCGCACGCAAAGCGAGCTGCTGGTGATCATGGAAAGGTGGCAAAACCGCCGGCAGGCACGCCAGAAGGAGTACGAGCGCACGCTGATGGATTTGCAGAGGGAGGAGATCGACGGCGCGGCCTTCCTGCGGCTGCGCCAGGAGATCGAACGGCTGGAGCCGCTGCGTTTCAAACACGCCCAGTTGCGGCAGCGCTGCCAGCAGCTCGAAAAGAAGCGACAACAACTGCTGCAACGCCGGCAAGCGGGGCGCAAGAAACTTTTTGCACTTGATCAAAAGGCCGCCGGCCGCGTGAACCGGCTGCTGCACGGCCGGCTGCGGGTCACGCTGGAGCCCGCAGCGGATTTCACGCCGCTGTTCGACAAGCTACGCAGCCTGCGCAAACGCCTGCAGGAGGATTTCTTCGAGCGTCTGGCTGCCACCCCCGGTTTTTCCCAGGCGGATTTCCTGAAGCACCTGCGCGCCGGCAAAGCGGCGCTGCAGGCACGCTACCAGTTGACGGACCGGCAGGCCGAGGTGCTGGCCCATCTCGATGCCGCCACCATGCTCGAACTCGAGGAGCTCGATCTGCCCGATCGCGTCACCATTGAACTGAACGTGGCGGCGCCGCACGAAACGCCGCGCTGGCGCCGCATGCCCGATCTCTCCACCGGCCAGAAAGCCACCGCGATTTTGCTGCTGTTGTTTCCCGAAAGTCGCACGCCGCTGGTCATCGATCAACCCGAGGATGACCTGGACAATCGCTTCATTGCCGACACCATCATCCCAACCTTGCGGCAGGAGAAACGGCGGCGTCAGTTCCTGTTCGCGACGCACAACGCCAACATCCCGGTGCTGGGCGATGCGGAGTTGATCATCGCCCTGGAGACAGGCGGGGAGGGCAAGTCCAACTCCGCCGTTATTCGCGAGGGCAATGTCGGCGCGATCGATCGGGAATCGGTGAAACTGCTGGTCGAGCAGGTGCTGGAGGGCGGGCAGCGCGCCTTCGAACTGCGCCGTGCGAAATATGGGTTTTGA
- a CDS encoding cytochrome c family protein, with product MKNACLAPPLLLLLTACNNPDPVQPPAGSAPKFKVTDFATAETCQGCHPNHYAEWSTSMHAYAFTDPVFFAMNAAGQQKTGGRLDQFCTQCHSPVASLTGETPPFFDPNKLSAVSHRGVSCEVCHSLTKINQPFNAAFELKPGKVKYGSLADPAPNGFHDSQFNPLFSRSEFCGVCHEVKNPLGVMVEETFSEWNVAALAGMSFDCQDCHMPVYAGQAAVGGPLREQVHRHTFVGVDVPLVDFPGADLQRRESEKLLQNAASMQVTHPATLHAGDTLQVQVSIFNNKTGHALPSGVTAERQMWIAIRARDDNGNLLYQSGQLDANGDLMDQHSELNRNADADLTVFRQTLRGPEGGEVLFFFEASRVENNLIPFLATRTAGYRIPLAGSLRGAVHLEVRLRFRSLPPYFLRALGLGDLVAKVPIVDMAVVQRVIPLASQTE from the coding sequence ATGAAGAACGCTTGCCTGGCACCGCCTCTTCTCCTGCTGTTGACCGCCTGCAACAATCCGGATCCTGTCCAGCCGCCGGCCGGCAGTGCGCCCAAGTTCAAAGTCACGGATTTCGCCACCGCCGAGACCTGTCAGGGCTGCCATCCCAACCACTATGCGGAATGGTCCACTTCCATGCACGCCTATGCCTTCACGGATCCGGTGTTCTTCGCGATGAATGCCGCCGGCCAGCAGAAGACCGGCGGCCGGCTCGATCAATTCTGCACCCAATGCCACAGCCCGGTGGCCAGCCTGACGGGCGAAACGCCGCCCTTTTTTGATCCCAACAAGCTTTCTGCTGTCTCCCACCGGGGCGTGAGCTGCGAGGTTTGTCATTCCCTGACCAAAATCAACCAGCCCTTCAACGCGGCGTTCGAGCTCAAACCGGGCAAGGTGAAATACGGCAGCCTGGCGGATCCCGCCCCCAATGGCTTCCATGACTCGCAATTCAATCCGCTGTTCAGCCGCTCGGAATTTTGCGGCGTCTGCCATGAGGTGAAAAATCCCCTGGGTGTAATGGTCGAAGAGACGTTCAGCGAATGGAATGTGGCGGCGCTGGCCGGCATGTCGTTCGATTGTCAGGACTGCCACATGCCGGTTTATGCCGGTCAGGCGGCGGTGGGCGGGCCGCTGCGCGAGCAGGTACATCGCCACACGTTCGTCGGCGTGGACGTGCCGCTGGTGGATTTTCCCGGGGCAGATTTGCAGCGCCGGGAGAGCGAGAAACTGCTGCAGAATGCCGCCAGCATGCAGGTGACGCATCCTGCCACGCTTCACGCCGGCGATACGCTGCAGGTGCAGGTGAGCATTTTCAACAATAAAACCGGGCATGCGCTGCCCTCGGGCGTGACGGCAGAGCGGCAGATGTGGATTGCCATCCGCGCGCGCGATGACAACGGCAATCTTTTGTATCAAAGCGGCCAGCTCGATGCCAACGGTGATTTGATGGATCAGCACAGCGAGCTCAACCGCAACGCCGATGCCGATTTGACGGTGTTCCGGCAAACGCTGCGCGGGCCGGAGGGGGGCGAGGTGTTGTTTTTCTTCGAAGCCAGTCGCGTGGAAAACAACCTGATTCCGTTCCTGGCCACGCGCACCGCCGGCTACCGCATCCCCCTTGCCGGCAGCCTGCGCGGCGCCGTTCATCTTGAGGTGCGCCTGCGTTTTCGCAGCCTGCCGCCCTATTTCCTGCGCGCGCTGGGGCTGGGGGATTTGGTTGCCAAAGTTCCGATCGTCGACATGGCGGTGGTACAGCGTGTCATTCCGCTTGCTTCGCAGACAGAGTGA
- the msrB gene encoding peptide-methionine (R)-S-oxide reductase MsrB — protein MFGSRLMFLVAAVIFTACMAKGGKSAGNEHAAVGDSSRTFKPLQKTREQWRQLLSPEAYGVLFEENTEPPFTSPLNREKRRGTFICAACYLPLFSSEAKFESGTGWPSFFKPIAPAHIATKTDYKLMLPRTEYHCARCGGHQGHVFDDGPPPTGQRWCNNGVALKFIPEGEPLPALRD, from the coding sequence ATGTTCGGCTCACGACTCATGTTTCTCGTTGCCGCCGTGATATTCACAGCCTGCATGGCCAAAGGCGGAAAATCCGCCGGGAATGAGCATGCCGCGGTTGGCGACAGCAGCCGCACTTTCAAGCCGTTGCAGAAGACCCGCGAGCAGTGGCGCCAGTTGCTCTCGCCGGAAGCGTATGGCGTGTTGTTCGAGGAAAACACGGAGCCTCCCTTTACCAGCCCGCTCAATCGGGAGAAGCGCCGGGGGACGTTCATTTGTGCGGCATGCTACCTGCCGCTTTTTTCCTCGGAAGCCAAATTCGAAAGCGGCACGGGCTGGCCGAGTTTTTTCAAGCCCATTGCGCCCGCCCATATCGCCACCAAAACCGACTACAAGCTGATGCTGCCGCGCACGGAGTACCACTGCGCACGCTGCGGCGGCCATCAGGGCCACGTGTTTGATGACGGCCCGCCGCCCACCGGCCAGCGCTGGTGCAACAATGGTGTCGCGCTGAAATTCATTCCCGAAGGCGAGCCACTGCCGGCGCTGCGCGACTAG
- the msrA gene encoding peptide-methionine (S)-S-oxide reductase MsrA, translating to MRTLLVAAALLLFSCQSSGQDSHKASPAPASAVPAQHLAQATFAGGCFWCMEAPFDEVAGVVATTSGYTGGNTSNPTYEEVSAGGTGHAEAVQVVYDSTRTSYAQLLEVFWHNIDPLTPNRQFCDAGTQYRSAIFYHNEEQRRLAEASRQRLAGRFSQPIVTQIVPLEVFYPAEEYHQDFYRKNPLRYKAYRSGCGRDRRLQELWGGQK from the coding sequence ATGAGAACACTTTTGGTTGCAGCCGCACTGCTGCTTTTCTCCTGCCAATCTTCGGGACAGGACAGTCACAAGGCTTCACCGGCACCGGCGAGCGCAGTGCCGGCACAGCATCTCGCCCAGGCAACCTTTGCAGGTGGCTGCTTCTGGTGCATGGAAGCGCCGTTTGATGAAGTAGCGGGCGTGGTGGCCACGACCTCGGGCTATACCGGCGGCAACACGAGCAATCCCACTTATGAAGAAGTTTCTGCCGGTGGAACCGGCCATGCGGAAGCCGTGCAGGTGGTTTACGATTCCACCCGCACCAGCTACGCCCAACTGCTCGAAGTGTTTTGGCACAACATCGATCCGCTCACGCCCAACCGGCAGTTTTGCGATGCCGGCACACAATACCGCTCGGCAATCTTCTATCACAATGAAGAGCAGCGCCGGCTGGCAGAAGCCTCCCGGCAGCGACTGGCGGGCCGCTTTTCTCAACCGATCGTCACCCAGATCGTTCCGCTCGAGGTCTTTTATCCCGCCGAAGAATATCATCAAGATTTCTACCGGAAGAATCCGTTGCGCTACAAAGCCTATCGCAGTGGTTGCGGCCGCGACCGGCGGCTGCAGGAGCTGTGGGGCGGGCAGAAATGA